The nucleotide sequence TCACAAAGAagaaggagcagaagaagaagacgaagaagaagatcctgAAGAAGATATCNACCACAATCTCAGAGGTAAAACTTTCCTCCAAACTCTGCAAGTTTcagttttttggtttgggtcaATGTCTCTGAATCcctaatttgttttgcttgtctCCAGGAATTGCCAGATGTTCCACTGTTTTTGAGCCTTCATAGTCTCTCTGCAACGCTAAAATGTACTTCACCATCAGCTGCTCTGTTTCGATCAGCAGTAATCAATGCAAACTACCGTGTCTCAGGGTCCCATGTGAACCCGCTTGGGATTAAAACTGATGCCCCAATGGAGATTATCTGGGACATTATGCGGTGCTGGGTAAACCATCTTCGTTTACTTCAGTTAAGTCCAAATTTAATTTTCCCCTCAGTAGTAATGAATGAACtctgattgtttgattgtaGGTGAAAAATCATCCCATTAAGCCACAATCACCTGATCATCCCGGAAGTGTGATACTATCTAAAGAACCATCTCATCAggtcttttatttttcactaGCCATTGTTGTAATGCTTTCCTTGAAACTATTTTAACTTTTGAGGTTGAATCTTTACAATGTTTTCTTTCATACAGGCTGACTTTTCGCGCCATGTTGGCTCGCTTAGCAAAGCACAGACGAAGAAAGTAGCTAGGTTTCTACCAAACCCAGAGAAGCATTGGGGTCCAAAGATAAGGGCTGGTCGTACAATCACAAGCAAACACGTCTCGCTTCTTGGTCATGAAGCAGTTAACGGTCATCTCAACGGCAATCACAAAGAagaaggagcagaagaagaagacgaagaagaagatcctgAAGAAGATATCATTGAGGATGAGCCAGATCTGAAACGCCAAAAGACAGCAGCAGAGGATATTGCCTCAACATCATAGGGGATATTATTGCCTCTTAAAGATTTTGTATTTGTCCTTTTTGTTTCAAAAGCTTTTGGTTGCGTTTTTGTTATATTCTAAGCATTTTTTGCAGACTTGCAACAAAGAATTTATAAGGTTATGGATTCTTTAGATCTGTTGTTAGCTACTActgtatttttcaaaaacctGGTAATATGTAACTGTTACCCACCAACAGGCAACATTTTAATATGATTCAGCAGCTGTTTTATAATATCATCATTATCtctagttttttcttcttctttggcaaCCTATGATTGATCCTATAAATGGAAAACCAGAAATCAAATGTAAACTGATCAGGATTGACTATCATCATTACCGTAACTTTTAAGCTGTAATAAAATGTAGATAATAGAATTAAAAACAACAAGgtcgttgtagtatagtggtgagtattcccgcctgtcacgcgggtgacccgggttcgatccccggcaacggcgtaatttttaaaatttttcctattttaaaaaacttttctaaaaattgTAATTGTAGTTAATTACGTGGCATAATCATAAGCCACGAGTGTAAATAACCTTATTAGATAAGACCGtcattaattattaaatctCTTAAAATGTGTATAGAGAGATAcgaatcttttcttcttccttcttcgtcatttttttttttgaccttttcttttctcatctctctcattctctgGTAAACTCAGCAATGTCGACGGCGAAACTTTTCGGTTGTGCTATTACCGTCGAAGCAGACGAAGAACGCcgcggcggcggtggtggtggtggtggtggtggtgatggtggaaGCTCAATCGCCGTGGAGGTTCCTCGATCTCAAATCCAAACGGATTGCAATCCATATTACCATTTTCTGGATTCGAATTCCGACTCTGGATCAGCTTCTATGGATGACGCAGAACCTGAATTCATCGATTTCTTTCATCGAGAATCGTACGAGGTCGATACGGTACGTGACTTTTGTATATGTTCGAATCAGAGCGTAATCAATAGTACTAGTTCGGGTGGTTTCGGTTTCAATATTTGGGAGGAGGATATAGAATTAGGTCTTGGAATCGGTTCACGTTCAGGTTCGGGTGATGATTCATTGGTTCATAGGGAGATCGATTTGGGTCGAGTCGAAGTTGTTGCTCCTGTTGAGTCTGATGAACCTATGGTGGTTGATGAAGAATTCGAATGGGAGAATTTGCATAACGCGATCGAGTGGGTTCAAGAACCTGTTCAACAACAAGTTACTCCACCAAGggctgatgatgatgctgatgttgatgatgatgatgataatgatgatgatgatgatgcttggCAGATGTGGAATGCCAACGTATTTTTTCAAGATATGATGGATATGGATCATCTAGCTGTTActtttgaagatgatgatgctgCTATTTTAGTGCAAATGTTTGATAACCAGGATGATGTCATCATGGGGAGTCCTGCCGCATCCAAAAGGGTGGTTGATGATCTTCCTGCTGTGGTGATTACCTCTGAACAGTTGAGCAACGGGAACACCATCGTTTGCGCTATATGCAAAGATGATATTGTGGTTGATGAGAAAGCTAAGAGGCTTCCTTGTAAGCATTACTATCATGGTGAGTGTATAGTACCTTGGTTGGGGATAAGGAATACATGTCCGGTTTGTAGGTATGAGCTACCTACTGATGATCCTGAATATGAAAGGAATAGGAAAATGCAGAGGCGTGGTAGCAACGGTTTGGCAAGGTAGTAGATGAAGTGATTGTGCTTTGTTTGATCTTCTTCGGTAAGGCCTCATTGGAAAATGATCTGTTTTCTGGTTTATGTGATGTAGATATTGGTCATAGTTTTAAAGGAAGAATACATTTTGCAAGTTATTTaggtttttatttatctttttagacTTTGCTGATAATTGTTGCAGTCACAGTTTGTTTATCATTGAGGAATTGGTGATCTAATTTTGGTTAGTTCTAGCTTTGATTCATTTTTTGCGATGtgattttgattcttctttaaGTACCAAACACTTTACCAGTGGAAGGTTATGAATCCATTAGAGATGTTGCGATAGAGTATAATCCAATTCCAGTCCATCTACTACAGGTGTACAGTCATGTGCCTCTGTGGCCAGTTTGTGGTTTACCAAGTATATTGTTATAAGAGAATGATGGTTTTGGTCCGGTTTAACGTGGTCTTGTCAAATTTTGGTCTTATATGGACCGTATTTAATTCAAAATGTGGGCTTTTATTAGTCCCtataactccttttttttttttttttgtcaaacagtcCCTATAActccttatttttgtttttcattggcGGAAATCTATATTTTAAAGTTGAAGCTACATTACGGGGTTGTATTCAAAACatgattttagaagattttatgggatttaggaaatttaggattttgagagatttaatgAAAGTTTTTAGGGTATTTGGTGGAAttgttaaaaattttgttttgtaatttgatgaGATTCAAAGGAATTTTGCTGTGTGATTTTAGAagactttagaaaaaaaaaaggatttgatgAGATTCATAAGAATCCCGTATAGTTCATCTCCTCTATTACCAATCTCTTACATCTAGAGactttttatgtatataacaaataaaaatagaatctaaaaaatgaaaactaacaagGTTTCTTGggagtagagagagaaaaagtcaGAGGAGTAGAaggaaaaagtgaaaaaaaaatttcagttatACTTtctgggaaaaagagaaagaggaaggagaagaataTGTACGTGAATGGATTGAAAGGCTCATAGTTTTCTAATGTTTTATTCGTTttaagtttttctctttttggaaaagtttttttttcacatccGCTACAatggtttttattaaaaaacaatatctCAAATATCATCCCTATAGGTATGATTTTATAAGTTGGATTTCTAGTGTAAAAAAGTatctaaaatctctcaaaatctcccaaaatcattgttatgggttttaaaaaaaatataaaattatgttttcaataacagttgatttcatatgatttttaaaaattgttatttgaataacaaaagattttaagtgattttgaatgatttcataaaatctcatttttaataacatgagatttagaaagagattttaaaattctcagttgaataacatgggattttaaacaaaatccaaaatcttccaaaatcatgttttgaatacacccccctacaTTACACTGAAAACTAGAAACTGAGAAACCCCTTGCCGTTGCTAGACATGTCAATTAATGCCAAAGTCTACGAGTTAGTTCAGACCTGGTCATGAAAAACACcggatttaaatatatatgtctagaAAAAAATGGGTTTTTCGGGTTCAGCCGGTTCGAGCTCAGCCGGGTTATAGAGTTTTTAGTGCTTCGTCTGATCGGGTTCAGACCGGCCCGGAAAgcttttaaacaaatataactaTACTTTTTTGCTAACATGTTGGATtctaatatttgattaatgattaattataaataaagtttaaaactctaatcttaGTATTCATATTTACTTATaatcttacttaatatttttaaaatcataatctgtgatattttatataaattatatttttttatttggttaaagtataaaaatttatttggtttgaatttttgatccgTAAGATAAACTCGGAAAAGCCTGAAAAATCTTGTAGCACTGTTAGGGCCGGGCTGGgtcgggctttgaaatatagacTCGAAAATATTTCGAACCTGGCCAGCCAGATTTACACTCCTAGCCGTTGCGATGATTCAATGTTGTATGTTGTTGGATGTAGTAAGTTTTCTGTTTCTCTGGTTATAATCGATGGAACATCTAATAAATATTGTGAAAGCTacaaaaaattatcttttgaatttatttttcataacttttaaatatttttaataacttttacatgtttgtatataaatatatttacaagtaAATgataacatataatattttaattaacacGTATTAAAATAATGTGAGTTAACAACTTGAAAATGaaagtatatataaagttaattaattacttCAAATATGAACCGAAAGCCCATTACGATTaagattgttaaaaaaatgaaaactaaggTTCAAAGTCATTTTCACATGCCAGTGGGCAGTGGCTGGCTCTTTTCTCTATAGTGACTTTACATTTCTAAAGAGCCAAACTTCAAACATTGAGTgtcgaattttattttttaaattttttctatGGAAgttggaaaacttttttttttcttttttttctggctCTTGGATACCCATTTGGCTCAACACTATTTGCTTATCCTCTCATATGCAATAATTATGCCTCTTGTCTCATTCCATGTAAAAATACTCCAcacagaaatattttaaaaattatctaaaattatataagttCCCTCCATGAAATCTTAGGTTTTTAATCATGTCATGCATCAGTTGTTCACTTCAACCATAGATACAGTTGCATAATCTGTTTGGTATTTAACAAGTAGGTACTTCCATGTTCAGTCCGTAAACTTGGAAAATCTCTTGTTTTAAATCATGTTCCTTTTTATGATGAATCAGACGGCTTATGGTGTAGACATAATATTTCTATTAAAACACTCATTTAGACGTCGAACAcgcaaaatatatatc is from Camelina sativa cultivar DH55 chromosome 20, Cs, whole genome shotgun sequence and encodes:
- the LOC104769827 gene encoding E3 ubiquitin-protein ligase Praja-1-like yields the protein MSTAKLFGCAITVEADEERRGGGGGGGGGGDGGSSIAVEVPRSQIQTDCNPYYHFLDSNSDSGSASMDDAEPEFIDFFHRESYEVDTVRDFCICSNQSVINSTSSGGFGFNIWEEDIELGLGIGSRSGSGDDSLVHREIDLGRVEVVAPVESDEPMVVDEEFEWENLHNAIEWVQEPVQQQVTPPRADDDADVDDDDDNDDDDDAWQMWNANVFFQDMMDMDHLAVTFEDDDAAILVQMFDNQDDVIMGSPAASKRVVDDLPAVVITSEQLSNGNTIVCAICKDDIVVDEKAKRLPCKHYYHGECIVPWLGIRNTCPVCRYELPTDDPEYERNRKMQRRGSNGLAR